ATCAGCTTTGCTTATTTCTGGGAATTTTGCTCTGCAATGTCCTAATACTTCTTGATCTGAGATTTGTACTGAACGTGCTGACCCAGTGTTCCACGTGACAGCTAATTTCTTGCGAAGTGCTGTCATATGGTACTGGAGGGTGCCCTTGGTGATGCCCATTTGTGCAGCGATCTCGTCGAGGGTTGGAGGATAATGGAATTGATTAGTGAGTTGGTATATAACTTCAGCTGTTTCTTCTTGTTTGGGGGATAATTGTGTGGCCATTTGTTGCTCCTATTTGAGAGAGTCTCACCGAGAAGACCCTTACTTATATAGTAGCATATAGATGTATGGATGGCAAGTGGTTCTTGAATTTATCTTGTATGTGACGCTCGCAAGGCAATAGATCTGTTTCGAAACAGGTCTATTGAACTATATAAAGTAGGTGAGTAACAAGAGACTAAGCAGGAAATTAATACGGTGCATAATTTCACTTTGTTTGTGAAGGCTTCTAAATTCATTTGAATCATCTTCAAAAGATTGAATTATTGCTGGTGATAATTTAAAAGCGATATAGAGACTGATAGCTGTGATCGCAATTACCAAGAGTATTGAATTAATTAAATCTCCATTCATGACTTTGGTCATTGCCTCTCCTGTACCGGTTTCTATAGTGAAGTTGAAACTGTGTATGAAAATCAATTCAGCGAATTTGGCAAGAGCAAGTGCAAGTGCTGAGAATTTGATCCAGCAATCGAATTTGCCGAAAGTCGTAATCATGATAGTGCTCGCTTCTTCTCGACAGAGATTAGCAAAGAGAGTTGGTGCAACTAATGCGCCGATAACTAGAGTGCCGCCACTGATTATCACCAAAGCTAGTAATTGAACGAGATTAAGAATTTCTTGAATGGACATAAGTGTATATTCTAGAACATGGCTGAGATATATGCAAATCGTGTAAGTTATAATCACAAAGCAGATGTTAGTCCTAGCCCTAGATTCAAGTCGCAAACAGCAATCAATTGCTTTATTTAATACTGAAACTAATAAATTTCTATTTAGTCTTAGTGCCCAAAACAAATCATCACAATTGATGCCTGCTTTGGTTCAAGCCTTTGAGGGAGCCGGTATCAAGCCCCAAGAACTGGAGCTTCTTGCTTGCTCAGTGGGACCTGGTTCATTTACTGGGATTCGCACGGCTCTCACTATTGTCAAAACTATGGCTGCACAATTGGATCTGCCAATTATAACTGTCAACAATTTCGATTTACTGCGTCATAAATTCAAGTTGAGCCCCCAAGATCCAGTCTTGATGCATGCTGGCAAGAATGATTATTTTTTGTCTTTAGATAATGATTATAATAATCCAGAGACAAATTTGTTTTCATTTGAGACCTTGGGCTATGATTTGCTAGATTTGGCCGAGACTAGCACAGCTGAGTTGATAATTGACTACATACAGACTCATCCAGAACTCCAGTCAATTAAATATACAGAACTCCAGCCTTATTATTTGCGTGAGCCTAGTGTTAATCAAAAAACTTCTACTGGATTGCCACGTTAGGCTGCCCTGCGGGGCTTTAGTTCCTGTACTGTTGACCAAGGTTGTCCATTCTTCCTGAATCTTCGTAATGATGGCTTATAATAGGACTATGTCCTTAGAGCAAGCTCTCAAATATTTTAGAGAGGCAGACTTTGCTGCTGCACTCAATGCTTGTCTCAAATTAGAACAAGATCTACATCAAGCAGATTTGTACAAAATTAAGGAACTCAAGGCGCGTTGTTTGCTTGAATTGAAACAAGCGCAAGAAGCTAGTGTGATTTTTGAAGAACTAGAACTCTATAGTCAAGCGGCTTATGCGGCGATATTGAATCGGGATCTTGAACGTGCTACTCGCCTATATAAAGAAGCGGAGTATTCACCAGCGCGTAAGTGGGGAGAGTTTTTGATTGCGTTTTTACAAAGTGATGACAAGCTGTCGATTGCTAGTCCTGGTTACTTGACTTTTAGATTGTACACAGAAGCTACGATTGGTTATTTTTTGACTTACGATCTTAAGGACTATTTTGATAAATTTTTGCGACATCGTAATGATCTCATTCAGGTTTATCCAGAAACGCTTAAAGATATTGGTTCAGCGTATTTAGCACGTAAAGAATATCAAACAGCGCTTGTCCTTTTAGAAGAAGCCAAAAGCAAATTTGTACATGATACTGGGGTTCATTTTAAGTCGGCTATGGCTTATTTTGCTTTGGATATGCCTGAAAAGGCAAAACCCTTCTTAAATACAGTAGCTAAAATGCTACCAGGTAGTACTTTAATCCAGAGATTGTTGAAAATTCACTGACAAAAGCAGCATATTAACCCTTATTTAGCTAATCCGTAATACAAATAGCCTAGCTGAGCTATTAAATAGTCCTTTTGGCCTATCTAGCTTGGCCATACATAGCGGGAATATATATATTAAGAGACCCAATTTATGGATATCAAAGGTATTAATTCAAATGAATCTACCAATGCAATGGAGCAAATCTTGCTTTATGGTAATAAGTCAAGTTCGAAAGAAGCAGCTAAGACTCAATCTACTATAGAGCCACCAGGATTAGATCAAGCACAGGCTGATGTTTTTAATGCTGTAAAAGCAGAAGTTAGAGCAGCAGGAAACCAAGCAAGAGCTAAGATGGTCGCAGAATTACGTCAGCAATTTTTGGCTGGTGAATTAAATGCAGCATATCAAGGAACGGATATTGCGGATTCTTTACTTGCGGATGGTTATGGAGAGTTTTTAGTTACTTAGGATTGTTATGAAGCATTTATTAGATATTTTAGATAAAGAGACTGAGGTTTATACAAACTACTTGGATCTTGCTACTCAAAAAAAGACAGCGTTGATTGAAAATGATATCGATGCACTTGAGTTAATTACTGATCAGGAAAAAGGTTTGTCAACAAAGGTACTTGCTCTTGAAGCAGCTCGTGTTGAATTCTTACGTGAGCAAGGTTTCCCAGCATCTATTCAATTGAGTGAATTAGTTCCTCAATTGGACAAAGCAGACCAAAAAGAGCTTACTGCCAAAGCTGCTAGTCTTAAAGAAGTTCTTACTCAGTGTAAAAAATTTACTGAGAACAATATGGCGCTTATGAAGCAGTCATCTAATTATATAAATCATATGATTAAAATCTTTACATCATCACTCAATGGTTCTAAGCCGGCGACGTATTCAGGAAAGGGGACCAATAAGTTTGAGGCGGGGAAAATTGCAGATATTCAAGGATAGAACAACGTTATGATGACCATTGTTTTTTTAGTGCTGGTTTCGGTCTGCGTTTTCGGTGGCTTCATGCTCGAGGGCGGTCCGATTCATGCTATTTATTCTGTTTGGCAAGAGTATATAATTGTTTTTGGTTCTGGTTCGTTTATCTTTTTGGCTATGATGCCAAGTAAAATTTTGAAGCATATTGGTACTTATATGAGCGGTCCTTTTGTTGCTTCTAAATACGAAAAAGATACTTATACAGATGCTCTTAAAGTAATGTACGAAAGTTTTGTTAACCTTAAACGTAGTGGCTTATTGAGTTTAGAGAAAGATGTTTCTAACCCTGAAGCTAGTTCTATTTTTTCGAAATATCCAAGT
The Cyanobacteriota bacterium genome window above contains:
- the tsaB gene encoding tRNA (adenosine(37)-N6)-threonylcarbamoyltransferase complex dimerization subunit type 1 TsaB, which codes for MLVLALDSSRKQQSIALFNTETNKFLFSLSAQNKSSQLMPALVQAFEGAGIKPQELELLACSVGPGSFTGIRTALTIVKTMAAQLDLPIITVNNFDLLRHKFKLSPQDPVLMHAGKNDYFLSLDNDYNNPETNLFSFETLGYDLLDLAETSTAELIIDYIQTHPELQSIKYTELQPYYLREPSVNQKTSTGLPR
- a CDS encoding flagellar protein FlgN, which codes for MKHLLDILDKETEVYTNYLDLATQKKTALIENDIDALELITDQEKGLSTKVLALEAARVEFLREQGFPASIQLSELVPQLDKADQKELTAKAASLKEVLTQCKKFTENNMALMKQSSNYINHMIKIFTSSLNGSKPATYSGKGTNKFEAGKIADIQG